Genomic segment of Rhinoderma darwinii isolate aRhiDar2 unplaced genomic scaffold, aRhiDar2.hap1 Scaffold_130, whole genome shotgun sequence:
ctgtaaaagtaccacagaagcacacacccagaccaatttacccattccagagactacagatagactatattcaattaccaaaagtcggtacctatgagtatgtgcttgtttgtattgatctcttttcaggatggccagaagcatttccagtaaccaaagctacagccgtagccacagcaaagaaactgatcaacgaggtggtgtgcagatatggagttccagaggtgaacaagagcgacagaggaactcattttacgggtgaaatcatgaactatgtgttgtcagctctaggcataagtcaagccctacatacaccataccatccacaaagtagtgggaaggttgagagactaaatgggactctcaaattgaaaatccaaaaagcaatggtagaaaccgggaaaccatggaccgagtgtctaccattagccttgttctcagtaagatacacgcccacaaaaagaacaggtctcagcccatatgagatcttatttgggtcggctcccagattaggatgttattttccataggtgctccaaatgcagtatggtagactaacagattatgtatcaacgctgaacaaacaattgaacaaggtgcatgcacaagtttttgcttccattccagatcctgattcagttgaagggacgcataagctagaaccaggagattgggtcgttgtcaaaagacacgtgaggaaaagtctagacccaagatttgacggaccgtttcaagtccttttcaagttttgctcgttacaagcacctcagtgaagctcgaaggaaaggcaagctggattcacgccagtcattgtaaaaaggttcttcagccagaagaatgaagatctttgcggttgttgcggcggttgttgcgtgtgctcttatacaaaaaggcagagctgctactcctgtacacgtaatcagtacagaatcactggaacagttcaggacagggtgggcgaatgccacagtggatagaaagcagggtaactacacctgtaaggccaatgacccgtgttatactacaaatgtgactacaaccgaagggacttggagaaaaggaccacatggagggactgtgtaccttcacatagacaaaacagccaacattagcatacaagaagagacggctgttgttttgttgttatgaaccagatttacagtatctacagaaatatacaaccagtaaaaatagaaacgaaatgataaataagatttatgaaagatgcaacaaggagaggctcaactctacgattgtaataaaagagactgatgggatgatattatgtatgaataatagccaaataagaaatagaatatattttgtattcttgataacaattttaagagatagttttaagccacatataagagTCATGTTAggtaatggacagacattctgcccataggagagagaaatgatacgtggttattgttacagcctgagtatactgagtgtccacctagatggtgcgcaggaagactaatagcatttaatgtgaaaaatcctactctattatgcaaatttattgttatgccaatggtaatgattgatccggtgacattattaggacaatattggatgccagaaatgaaaggaacactcaTAGATTCTcacaataagacaaggaatatagatttgtgccagttaacagagcaaggatatgtatgtaatcagcagtcagggatatatgaaccctgtctaatgcagcaccaggataatgtatgcgcactcactataatcccagaagctaacctacaggtttatattgaagtaggtccacagcatgtatgtctaataactaacgacaagcagaaccttagccagtttaatctcacaggaccattttcaggatgtctatacaatgtgacgcatttgacttgggggaaccaaactatagtgttcctgcctactttagaagaaataatgtccactgtatgggtacctgaacctttgccctatggaaattttagtttgccactggaagagttaaaacaagtgttacaaaagtctaaagacgtaaagaaattgatagcagcccataatgtaactctaagtaaagtgaaagtattggctacaatagcagctaaggaagtaataaatttatcgtcagcaataaaagatgctagtgcccatcactggtatgacatatttacaggattttcccccattgccactaagatactgcatgtgttattccaacccttgatatgtttcataatattgtttatattgcttacatgtttcaattgttatacattttgcaaaataagggaagcattcaatcagaggcctatacattatgatgaaagagtgttgtgagattaccccacctacatacctgtgtgaatcaagtgaagaaatggatcgaagccttgctatcaggagatagaagtagcattggaatttaggtgttggtaaaatcacaaaaggagggattgttatggaataaatatatgtataatgtatctgggacctcaatgagtgcaatgctgaagagaagaacatgtattagaatatatgttgggtatgtgatggtatagaacaacctataatcaattatataagtgtaatgtatgtactacttcaaggtagaaggataaacgagtctatattttgggtattattgaaaggttatggaatgtaataatctgcagatgttctgcagaaactggaaattgcgaattcattatgttatgagggtactaccaggaactagggggtttgtttgcaggatggtttgtttctgggcgtacagccaagatagatatgggtagaacaccggattaaaaactagatgtaaggaataagaataatgtacgtagagataagaataatgaggaaagaaaccacaagaatgtatacgtgtctgcacgtaattatatgatatttttactatataaactctgtgtctctgcaaataaagtcagaagtatttttgccttgagaaacgtctcagtgtgtctttgcttctccgagctcgcaccccccccacctgatttgaacctgcatggagatcaaggcgtaacgtgacctcattgcgatcacactaccatagaaacagtaacgaagtgcagagattgtgaatagacatcccgtggaatgtctattaaatgtctaagcacttcagtattgttaatgtgttagtataagacagcacataaggatctagcaggatccctatgcgctgagtaaatgaatggagatgagtgcataaggctgattggtcagcgtcatacactcccctgtataacgcccacttggtctaaagtaaaaatacacccactcgggcattaagcaactcattagcataaatctaaaatcgctaataaagtggtaaaaatagatagtttttttaaaataaacctacattaaagcgccgatctccttatgtaggagatacggcacttataatgtggtgacagagcctctttaaatgataagcaaattgtttcttttttttttctacctaaattggcagaaaacacacctattttggagatatAAAAGACAGCTAGAAGGGAAATtgaggaggccggtgtttttttaattattttttttcctaggtgtcttttatttcatttgctaacgatttaggcaaagtagctcaaaagtaaatttttttataatacatgattttgTAAAGtattgtaatgggaaattttggcgcacgcCCGTTttaagtaaaaattttagctttttgagactttatgctgttttcgcgtcttttcagctagtaagtcgggaccagcgggagagcagatctcctgcatgacatatttaatttacacctgcggatattatagctgacatctatgctaactggtgtagatgtcagtttgtggagcactgacaaccctagttgcgccatatttattcagagctgtgggcttcttggagtatgttcacattcaattttttcttttcgtcagaggtatgcgtcgggagaagtctctatgtataccttcaatggaaggctgtataggcatagagtgggatatatcacctgaactccccgggcacagcgttactttaagcactaggctcggaaagcccctgacgttagcaacgctctgactggggattctgctcctagggaagcccctgacaagactgtccataaatggacactgacgttaggagcgttaagatgccagaatcctaggccagaactcgcattgcactggctggggattccactcctggagggagcccctgacgtcactgtccatatatggattctgctcctggaggatcccttgatgttactgtctgtacatagacaatgacattaggggctttgtaatgtgagaattccaagtcttagcgttggcagcgctgtggccgggaattacgcttgtagagaaagcctctcactttactgtgcatatatggctttaaatatccatatttggctttaaactctggagtccccggccagggcatcacaagcactcactggctgggaactcctgacttgggaaagcccttgatgtcactttcactatatggacagtgatgttaggagtttaaaaacccaggaatccatggccagagcgtcggcaatgctctggttagtgattactctcctggaaggagcccctgatgtctgtcaattgttatggtagtagtcggatatgatctttaataaatttaaaccatttttttaagctttaagaacaaggtttgacaatgataagttctacccatgtgtatctaatgctgatatgtatccatgctccttactcattttaatattgtgtgattgaacttggtaacttgctatgcttggctgactgtactgtatgatcagaagtagtaactagatgtttaagaatcagattcagataagttttagtaatgatacttagttcaacagatagagaggtcctataggggaggaccaagtcaatgtgagcttgaaactctgaacaaataaataccaagtcaggcagagtaaaaagtacatttagattaaaaagtgactattaaaatacaaaccacacagctcttcaaggtagagtttgagaagctgcataatattccctcctgctactttgcataaatggtgagcaaatagaaatttttctacctaaaatggcagaaaacacaccattttggagatggaaaggacggctagaggggaaatggaggaggccgtagttttttaattaaatttttttccttggtgtttttttttttccatttgctaacgatttagtcaaagtagctcaaaagtaaatgtctttataatacatgatattgtaaagtaatgtaatgggaaattttggcgcatgcccgttttgagtaaaaattttagctttttgagacattatgctgtttttgcgtcttttcaactagtaagtcgggaccagcgggagagcagatctcctgcatgacatatttaatttacacctgcggatattatagctgacatctatgctaactggtgtagatgtcagtttgtgcagcactgacaacacaagttgcgccatatttattcagagctgtgggcttcttggagtatgttcacattcaatttttttcttttcgtcagaggtatgcgttgggagaagtctctacgtatacctccaacggaaggctgtataggcatagagtgggatatatcacctgaactccccgggcacagcgttactttaagcactaggcttggaaagcccctgacgttagcaacgctctgactggggattctgctcctagggaagcccctgacaacactgtccataaatggacactgatgttaggagctttaagatgccaaaatcctaggccagaacactggcattgcactggctggggattccactcctggagggagcccctgacgtcactgtccatatatggattctgctcctggaggatcccttgatgttactgtctgtacatagacaatgacattaggggctttgtaatgtgagaattccaagtcggagcgttggcagcgctgtggccgggaattacgcttgtagagaaagcctctcactttactgtgcatatatggctttaaatatccatatttggctttaaactctggagtccccggccagagcatcgcaagcactcactggccaggaactcctgacttgggaaagcccttgatgtcactttcactatatggacagtgatgttaggagtttaaaaacccaggaatccatggccagagcgtcggcaatgctctggttagtgattactctcctggaaggagaccctgatgtctgtcaattgttatggtagtagtcggatatgatctttaataaatttaaaccatttttttaagctttaagaacaaggtttgacaatgataagttctacccatgtgtatctaatgctgatatgtatccatgctccttactcattttaatattgtgtgattgaacttggtaacttggtatgcttggctgactgtactgtatgatcagaagtagtaactagatgtttaagaatcagattcagataagttttagtaatgatacttagttcaacagatagagaggtcctataggggaggaccaagtcaatgtgagcttgaaactctgaacaaataaataccaagtcaggcagagtaaaaagtaaatttagattaaaaagttactattaaaatacaaaccacacagctcttcaaggtagagtttgagcagctgcataatataccctattgctactttgactaaatggtgagcaaatagaaatttttctacctaaaatggcagaaaacacaccattttggagatggaaaggacggctagaggggaaatggaagaggccgtagttttttaattacatttttttccttggtgtttttttttttttccatttgctaacgatttagtcaaagtagctcaaaagtaaatgtctttataatacatgatattgtaaagtaatgtaatgggaaattttggcgcatgcccgttttgagtaaaaattgtagctttttgagaccatatgctgtttttgcgtcttttcagctagtaagtcgggaccagcgggagagcagatctcctgcatgacatatttaatttacacctgcggatattatagctgacatctatgctaactggtgtagatgtcagtttgtggagcactgacaaccctaattgcgccatatttattcagagctgtgggcttcttggagtatgttcacattaaattttttcttttcgtcagaggtatgcgtcgggagaagtctctacgtataccttcaatggaaggctgtataggcatagagtgggatatatcacctgaactccccgggcacagcgttactttaagcactaggctcggaaagcccctgacgttagcaacgctctgactggggattctgctcctagggaagcccctgacaagactgtccataaatggacactgacgttaggagcgttaagatgccaaaatcctaggccagaacactggcattgcactggctggggattccactcctggagggagcccctgacgtcactgtccatatatggattctgctcctggaggatcccttgatgttactgtctgtacatagacaatgacattaggggctttgtaatgtgagaattccaagtcttagcgttggcagcgctgtggccgggaattacgcttgtagagaaagcctctcactttactgtgcatatatggctttaaatatccatatttggctttacactctggagtccccggccagagcatcacaagcactcactggccgggaactcctgacttgggaaagcccttgatgtcactttcactatatggacagtgatgttaggagtttaaaaacccaggaatccatggccagagcgtcggcaatgctctggttagtgattactctcctggaaggagcccctgatgtctgtgaaTTGTTATGGtaatagtcggatatgatctttaataaatttaaaccatttttttaagctttaagaacaaggtttgacaatgataagttctacccatgtgtatctaatgctgatatgtatccatgctccttactcattttaatattgtgtgattgatcttggtaacttgctatgcttggctgactgtactgtatgatcagaagtagtaactagatgtttaagaatcagattcagataagttttagtaatgatacttagttcaacagatagagaggtcctataggggaggaccaagtcaatgtgagcttgaaactctgaacaaataaataccaagtcaggcagagtaaaaattacatttagattaaaaagttactattaaaatacaaaccacacagctcttcaaggtagagtttgagaagctgcataatataccctattgctactttgcctaaatggtgagcaaatataaatttttctacctaatatGGCAGAaagcacaccattttggagatggaaaggacggctagaggggaaatggaggaggccgtagttttttaattaaatttttttccttggtggttttttttttccatttgctaacgctttagtcaaagtagctcaaaagtaaatgtttttataatacatgatattgtaaagtaatgtaatgggaaattttggcgcatgcccgttttgagtaaaaattttagctttttgagacattatgctgtttttgcgtcttttcagctagtaagtcgggaccagcgggagagcagatctcctgcatgacatatttaatttacacctgcggatattatagctgacatctatgctaactggtgtagatgtcagtttgtgcagcactgacaacacaagttgcgccatatttatcagagctgtgggcttcttggagtatgttcactttaaattttttcttttcgtcagaggtatgcgttgggagaagtctctacgtatacctccaacggaaggctgtataaggcatagagtgggatatatcacctgaactccccgggcacagcgttactttaagcactaggctcggaaagcccctgacgttagcaacgctctgactggggattctgctcctagggaagcccctgacaagactgtccataaatggacactgacgttaggagcgttaagatgccaaaatcctaggccagaacactggcattgcactggctggggattccactcctggagggagcccctgacgtcactgtccatatatggattctgctcctggaggatcccttgatgttactgtctgtagatagacagtgacattaggggctttgtaatgtgagaattccaagtcttagcgttggcagcgctgtggccgggaattacgcttgtagagaaagcctctcactttactgtgcatatatggctttaaatatccatatttggctttaaactctggagtccccggccagagcatcacaagcactcactggccgggaactcctgacttgggaaagcccttgatgtcactttcactatatggacagtgatgttaggagtttaaaaacccaggaatccatggccagagcgtcggcaatgctctggttagtgattactctcctggaaggagcccctgatgtctgtcaattgttatggtagtagtcggatatgatctttaataaatttaaaccatttttttaagctttaagaacaaggtttgacaatgataagttctacccatgtgtatctaatgctgatatgtatccatgctccttactaattttaatattgtgtgattgaacttggtaacttgctatgcttggctgactgtactgtatgatcagaagtagtaactagatgtttaagaatcagattcagataagttttagtaatgatacttagttcaacagatagagaggtcctataggggaggaccaagtcaatgtgagcttgaaactctgaacaaataaataccaagtcaggcagagtaaaaagtaaatttagattaaaaagttactattaaaatacaaaccacacagctcttcaaggtagagtttgagcagctgcataatataccctattgctactttgcctaaatggtgaggaaatataaatttttataccTAATATGGCAGAaagcacaccattttggagatggaaaggacggctagaggggaaatggaggaggccgtagttttttaattacatttttttccttggtgttttttttttttttccatttgctaacgatttagtcaaagtagctcaaaagtaaatgtctttataatacattatattgtaaagtaatgtaatgggaaattttggtgcatgcccgttttgagtaaaaattttagctttttgagaccatatgctgtttttgcgtcttttcagctagtaagtcgggaccagcgggagagcagatctcctgcatgacatattaaatttacacctgcggatattatagctgacatctatgctaactggtgtagatgtcagtttgtgcagcactgacaacccaagttgcgccatatttatcagagctgtgggcttcttggagtatgttcacattaaattttttcttttcgtcagaggtatgcgttgggagaagtctctacgtatacctccaacggaaggctgtataggcatagagtgggatatatcacctgaactccccgggcacagcgttactttaagcactaggctcggaaagcccctgacgttagcaacgctctgactggggattctgctcctagggaagcccctgacaagactgtccataaatggacactgacgttaggagctttaagatgccaaaatcctaggccagaacactggcattgcactggctggggattccactcctggagggagcccctgacgtcactgtccatatatggattctgctcctggaggatcccttgatgttactgtctgtacatagacagtgacattaggggctttgtaatgtgagaattccaagtcggagcgttggcagcgctgtggccgggaattac
This window contains:
- the LOC142699124 gene encoding protein NYNRIN-like encodes the protein MLWQTKPQKQAAQKLPVLAAVCQIKDPEETRPAVSPELLQKLQGQATEEEKDKWTAQGATLRKDGLWQCQNKLCLPKTMFPMMAQITHGETHQSKTAMMDLVNKVWYAPGFSVMASSFTQGCMICATHNIGRTVKVPQKHTPRPIYPFQRLQIDYIQLPKVGTYEYVLVCIDLFSGWPEAFPVTKATAVATAKKLINEVVCRYGVPEVNKSDRGTHFTGEIMNYVLSALGISQALHTPYHPQSSGKVERLNGTLKLKIQKAMVETGKPWTECLPLALFSVRYTPTKRTGLSPYEILFGSAPRLGCYFP